In Apis cerana isolate GH-2021 linkage group LG6, AcerK_1.0, whole genome shotgun sequence, the following are encoded in one genomic region:
- the LOC107995451 gene encoding histidine-rich glycoprotein-like — MAKSLWLCLGLAVICTIVSQSTARELKNRRDLDMAATHHGHHHEEGGGHENHGHHHDEHGEKGEKRYKHYHHHDKGDHGHYGKDHDEGHHEEHGGHKKGHFDEHEEHGHHHEHEDGHKGSKYGHKKGHKKGEKTHGYHHKAHKDEYHKEHKFYDDYHKGGHHEKHGNHHGHHESKEGHHKKGGHHHSGHHEDHHGKKGHFDKGHYDEDHKGYHGKHGHDEHHSHHEDYGKKEEHHGGKKHGYSSGGGGHHH; from the coding sequence ATGGCGAAGAGTTTGTGGCTGTGCCTCGGCCTAGCCGTGATTTGCACAATCGTCTCTCAGTCCACAGCTAGGGAGTTGAAAAACAGAAGGGATCTCGATATGGCAGCTACTCATCATGGTCATCATCATGAAGAGGGTGGTGGCCATGAAAATCATGGACATCACCATGACGAGCATGGGGAAAAGGGTGAAAAGAGGTACAAGCATTATCATCATCACGACAAGGGTGATCATGGTCATTACGGTAAGGATCATGATGAAGGTCATCATGAAGAACATGGAGGTCACAAGAAGGGACATTTTGACGAGCATGAAGAACATGGACACCATCATGAACACGAAGATGGGCACAAGGGTTCAAAGTATGGGCATAAAAAGGGTCACAAGAAGGGTGAAAAGACTCATGGCTATCATCATAAAGCTCACAAGGATGAATACCATAAAGAGCACAAGTTCTATGATGATTACCATAAGGGTGGTCATCACGAGAAACACGGAAATCACCATGGACACCATGAGAGTAAAGAAGGCCATCATAAGAAGGGCGGCCATCACCATTCCGGCCATCATGAAGATCATCATGGAAAGAAAGGTCATTTCGATAAGGGACATTATGACGAGGACCATAAGGGTTACCATGGAAAGCATGGGCACGATGAACATCATTCGCATCACGAGGATTATGGCAAAAAGGAAGAGCATCATGGAGGCAAGAAGCATGGATATTCGAGTGGAGGTGGTGGACATCACCATTAA
- the LOC107995450 gene encoding histidine-rich glycoprotein-like produces MLRFAPVILLLFQTCVARELVSIRDRRDIQDATSMPIASNVESKTDLVPAASGHQGHRHESGGGQSHHSDHHEEHGEEGEKGYKSHHHHDKIDKGEHDKHHHSGHHEEHGGQKKGHHDEHEKYGEHHEGEKGHKAGKFGEKKGHKKGHKTKGYHNKFHKDEYHKEHKFYDDYHKGGHHKKHGDFHGHHEKKEGQHKKGGHHHSGYHEDHRGKKGHRDKGHIDEEHKGHHGKHGHDEHYSHHDSYGKKGDHHSGKKYGYNKGHKG; encoded by the coding sequence ATGCTGCGTTTCGCGCCAGtaattctattattgtttCAAACATGCGTTGCTCGGGAATTGGTCAGCATTCGGGATCGTCGAGACATCCAGGATGCCACCTCGATGCCCATCGCCTCGAACGTCGAGTCGAAGACTGACCTAGTGCCAGCTGCCTCCGGACACCAAGGTCATCGTCACGAGTCCGGAGGGGGGCAGAGCCACCATTCTGATCACCACGAGGAACACGGCGAGGAGGGTGAGAAAGGGTACAAGAGCCATCACCATCACGACAAGATCGACAAGGGTGAGCACGACAAACATCATCATTCGGGTCATCACGAGGAACACGGTGGCCAAAAGAAGGGGCACCACGATGAGCACGAGAAGTACGGGGAACACCACGAAGGTGAGAAAGGGCACAAGGCTGGCAAGTTTGGGGAGAAGAAGGGGCACAAGAAAGGTCACAAGACGAAAGGGTATCACAACAAGTTCCACAAGGACGAGTATCACAAGGAGCACAAGTTTTACGATGATTATCATAAAGGGGGTCATCATAAGAAGCACGGTGACTTCCACGGGCATCACGAGAAGAAGGAAGGGCAGCATAAGAAAGGTGGTCATCATCATTCCGGATATCACGAGGATCATCGTGGTAAAAAGGGTCATCGTGACAAGGGACACATCGATGAGGAGCACAAAGGTCATCATGGGAAACATGGACATGATGAGCATTACAGTCATCATGATTCTTATGGAAAGAAAGGTGATCATCATTCTGGGAAGAAATATGGATACAATAAAGGACACAAAGGTTGA
- the LOC107995452 gene encoding histidine-rich glycoprotein-like, with the protein MKSRLAISLLLAFVFCQFGSIVAREIDKRSYDDLAVAATHHHHEEGGGEEHHSDHHSKHGDHGDKGYKSSHHHEKGEKGHHDKDHHSGHYDEDEGHKKSHHHDDGYYAEHHKGEKGEKGHKFHEEGHYGKGHKTKGHHEIHKLDEFKKDKEFFDEHHDSGHHEDHGGHHHEHGHKKGGHFKKGHHDHGEHEDHYGKKGHFEKGHHHHDDKGHKSEGGHEEHHSHHSHHGKKGGHDDHKSWGFKKGH; encoded by the coding sequence ATGAAGTCTCGACTCGCGATTTCTCTACTGTTGGCGTTTGTCTTCTGTCAGTTCGGCTCGATCGTTGCACGAGAGATCGATAAGAGATCGTACGATGACCTAGCTGTGGCGGCGACTCATCATCATCACGAGGAGGGCGGTGGCGAGGAGCACCACTCCGATCACCATAGCAAGCACGGTGACCACGGTGACAAGGGTTACAAATCGTCTCATCATCACGAGAAAGGGGAGAAGGGACATCACGACAAGGATCATCACAGCGGTCATTACGACGAGGACGAGGGTCACAAGAAGAGCCATCATCACGACGATGGTTATTACGCGGAGCATCATAAGGGGGAGAAGGGGGAGAAGGGTCACAAATTCCACGAGGAGGGGCATTATGGGAAGGGGCACAAAACGAAAGGGCATCATGAGATTCATAAATTGGACGAGTTCAAGAAAGACAAGGAATTCTTCGATGAACACCACGATTCTGGACACCACGAGGATCACGGTGGTCATCATCACGAACACGGGCACAAGAAGGGTGGACATTTCAAGAAAGGGCATCACGATCATGGGGAGCACGAGGATCATTATGGGAAGAAGGGACACTTCGAGAAGGGACACCATCATCACGATGATAAAGGGCATAAGAGCGAAGGTGGACACGAGGAACATCATTCTCATCATTCTCATCATGGCAAGAAAGGGGGGCACGATGATCACAAATCATGGGGATTTAAGAAAGGGCATTAA